CCCAAGTCCAGCTACCGCCGCTTCGAGGCGATGAAACCCAACGGGGTGTGGCAGCTGGACGGGCACGAGGTCAAGCTCACCGAGGGCAAGGGCGTCGTGCTGCGCTTCCAGGACGACCACTCCCGCATGCTGATGGCCTCACGCGCCGCCAGCGCCGAAACGGGCGAGGACACCTGGAAATGCATGGTCGCCGCTATGGACCGCCACGCAAAGCCGGCGTTCATCCAGTGCGACAACAGCACGGCCTTCACCGCCCGGCTGATCAAGGGCGGGGGCTACTCCATCCTGGAGGCTCGCCTGCACCGCATCGGGGTCGGGATGATCAACTCCAGCCCCAAGCACCCGCAGACCAACGGCAAGAAGGAACGCGAGTGGCAGACGCTGGAGCAGTGGCTCAGAGCGCGTGAGCGCGCCACGGACCTACCCGAGCTGCAACGCCTGCTCGATGCCTACGACCTGATCTTCAACACCGAACGCCCGCACCAGGGCATCGCCGGAAGCACGCCCGCGCGGCGCTACGCAGCCACCGACAAGGCCCTTCCAGACCCTGAGCAGCTCAAGGAACGCCAGTTCGTGCGTGAGGTCACTCTGCCCCCGGCCGGGTACTTCGACCTGCCCGGAGCCCGGGTCAGCCTCGGCGTCGCCTGGGCCGGCGCGACCCTGCACTACCTCATCGACCAGGACCACGCCGTCCTCTTCCACGAAGAACGCATCCTGGGACACATCCAACTCGACCCGGACAAGATCACCACGCCCAAAACCGGCCGCACGTACTATCGAGTCGAAGCACGCCCCTGACTGTCAGACATGTCCCTTCACGACTGTCCGACATGTCCCTTCACAGGACACGTGCTCGGAGGCGCGGTAATACATCGACCCGGGGCGAAGGGGGCGTGGCAGGCTGAGGGGTATGTCTCCCCAACTGCGCATCGCCCAGGACGAGGCCGCCGACGAGGTGCTGTCGTCCGACCCCTTCGCCCTGGTCGTCGGGATGCTCCTCGACCAGCAGTTCCCCATGGAGCGGGCCTTCCAGGGGCCTGCCAAGGTCAAGGAACGCTTCGGCACGCTCGATCCCGCGCAGATCGCCGCGGCCGAGCCCGAGGCCTTCGCCGACCTGTGCGCCACCCCGCCGGCCGTGCACCGCTACGGGCGCTCGATGGCCGGGCGCATCCAGGCGCTCGCCACGGTCGTGCGCGACGAGTACGACGGGGACACCGCCGCGATCTGGACGACGGCCGCGGACACCAAGGAGCTGCTGACCCGGCTCAAGGCGCTCCCGGGCTTCGGCGACCAGAAGGCGCGCATCTTCGCCGCCCTGCTCGGCAAGCAGCTCGGCGTGCGTCCCGACGGGTGGCGCGAGGCGATCGGCCCCTACGCCGAGGACGGCTCGCGCCGCTCGGTCGCCGACGTCACCGACGAGGGCTCGCTGCAGGAGGTCCGGGACTTCAAGAAGGCCGCGAAGGCGCAGGCCAAGGCGGCGAAGCAGGCCTAACCTGGCTCGGGTCGATGTATCAGTGAGCGTCCCAGCGCGTGTCCTGTGAAGGGACATGTCGGACAGTCGTGAAGGGACATGTCTGACAGTCAGGGGCGTGCTTCGACTCGATAGTACGTGCGGCCGGTTTTGGGCGTGGTGATCTTGTCCGGGTCGAGTTGGATGTGTCCCAGGATGCGTTCTTCGTGGAAGAGGACGGCGTGGTCCTGGTCGATGAGGTAGTGCAGGGTCGCGCCGGCCCAGGCGACGCCGAGGCTGACCCGGGCTCCGGGCAGGTCGAAGTACCCGGCCGGGGGCAGAGTGACCTCACGCACGAACTGGCGTTCCTTGAGCTGCTCAGGGTCTGGAAGGGCCTTGTCGGTGGCTGCGTAGCGCCGCGCGGGCGTGCTTCCGGCGATGCCCTGGTGCGGGCGTTCGGTGTTGAAGATCAGGTCGTAGGCATCGAGCAGGCGTTGCAGCTCGGGTAGGTCCGTGGCGCGCTCACGCGCTCTGAGCCACTGCTCCAGCGTCTGCCACTCGCGTTCCTTCTTGCCGTTGGTCTGCGGGTGCTTGGGGCTGGAGTTGATCATCCCGACCCCGATGCGGTGCAGGCGAGCCTCCAGGATGGAGTAGCCCCCGCCCTTGATCAGCCGGGCGGTGAAGGCCGTGCTGTTGTCGCACTGGATGAACGCCGGCTTTGCGTGGCGGTCCATAGCGGCGACCATGCATTTCCAGGTGTCCTCGCCCGTTTCGGCGCTGGCGGCGCGTGAGGCCATCAGCATGCGGGAGTGGTCGTCCTGGAAGCGCAGCACGACGCCCTTGCCCTCGGTGAGCTTGACCTCGTGCCCGTCCAGCTGCCACACCCCGTTGGGTTTCATCGCCTCGAAGCGGCGGTAGCTGGACTTGGGCCGCTTGGACGGTGTCGGCTCGGTGCGCCCGTGGTCGGTCAGGATCTTGTGGCAGGTGCGCGCCGAGGGGACCTCCACGCCCGCCAGGGTGAGCCAATCGTGCACCGACATGGCCCCGCCGTCCCAGCCCTCTGCAACCAGCTCGTCGTGCTTGTCGAGCACCGCCGCGACCGTGTCAGCGTCCGTGGCCCTGGGCGAGTTGTTCGGCCGCCTCGAGCGCGGGATCAAACCTTGAACGCCCTCTTCGCGCATCCGGCGCCGATACCGGTAGTACGTATCCCGCGAGATGCCCTGCTGCTTGCACAGCTCGCTCACCGAGGTCCCCGAGGCATCCTCCAAGACAGCGTGAGCACCGACCGCCAACCGAACTTCCACCGAGACCGCCTGCTGACTCATGCAGCCCATCTTCCGGGCCGCTACCGAGCCCCCGGTTGTCAGCGATGTCTCTTCACATACCTGTCAGGCATGTCCCTTCAAATCACAAGCGTCCCAGCGCGCCGGGATACATCGACCCGACGGGACCCTCACTCCTCGGCGAAGCCCGGCAGGTAGCGCTGCATCGAGCCGCGGGCCGCGATGGTCGCGCCGAGCTGGGCGAGCACGCCGGTGGAGCCGACGAAGACCCGGTGGATCATCGCGTACTCCCGGGGCATGTTCAGCCGCAACCCGGTGGAGAACTCCGGTGTCCGCAGGTCGGTGAGGCCCTTGGTCGCGGAGCGCAGCCACTCGCGGGTGAAGGAGTGCGTCGGCGTGCTCAGCGGCTCGATGAGGGGCAGCAGGTAGGCGAGCACGTCCTGTGCGTCGACCTCGATCCCCGGACGGATGAAGCCCTCGGCGCGCAGTC
Above is a window of Janibacter cremeus DNA encoding:
- a CDS encoding integrase core domain-containing protein, whose protein sequence is MSQQAVSVEVRLAVGAHAVLEDASGTSVSELCKQQGISRDTYYRYRRRMREEGVQGLIPRSRRPNNSPRATDADTVAAVLDKHDELVAEGWDGGAMSVHDWLTLAGVEVPSARTCHKILTDHGRTEPTPSKRPKSSYRRFEAMKPNGVWQLDGHEVKLTEGKGVVLRFQDDHSRMLMASRAASAETGEDTWKCMVAAMDRHAKPAFIQCDNSTAFTARLIKGGGYSILEARLHRIGVGMINSSPKHPQTNGKKEREWQTLEQWLRARERATDLPELQRLLDAYDLIFNTERPHQGIAGSTPARRYAATDKALPDPEQLKERQFVREVTLPPAGYFDLPGARVSLGVAWAGATLHYLIDQDHAVLFHEERILGHIQLDPDKITTPKTGRTYYRVEARP
- a CDS encoding HhH-GPD-type base excision DNA repair protein, translating into MSPQLRIAQDEAADEVLSSDPFALVVGMLLDQQFPMERAFQGPAKVKERFGTLDPAQIAAAEPEAFADLCATPPAVHRYGRSMAGRIQALATVVRDEYDGDTAAIWTTAADTKELLTRLKALPGFGDQKARIFAALLGKQLGVRPDGWREAIGPYAEDGSRRSVADVTDEGSLQEVRDFKKAAKAQAKAAKQA
- a CDS encoding integrase core domain-containing protein, coding for MSQQAVSVEVRLAVGAHAVLEDASGTSVSELCKQQGISRDTYYRYRRRMREEGVQGLVPRSRRPNNSPRATDADTVAAVLDKHDELVAEGWDGGAMSVHDWLTLAGVEVPSARTCHKILTDHGRTEPTPSKRPKSSYRRFEAMKPNGVWQLDGHEVKLTEGKGVVLRFQDDHSRMLMASRAASAETGEDTWKCMVAAMDRHAKPAFIQCDNSTAFTARLIKGGGYSILEARLHRIGVGMINSSPKHPQTNGKKEREWQTLEQWLRARERATDLPELQRLLDAYDLIFNTERPHQGIAGSTPARRYAATDKALPDPEQLKERQFVREVTLPPAGYFDLPGARVSLGVAWAGATLHYLIDQDHAVLFHEERILGHIQLDPDKITTPKTGRTYYRVEARP